The Shumkonia mesophila sequence TGGACAAATACGGCAACCTGAACATCACCTGCATCGGCGAGTATGAAAACCCGAAGGTGCGGCTGCCCGGCGTACTGGCCCAGACGGACCTAGCGGCGTTGGCCAAGCGGGTGTGCATCATCGTCAACCACGACAAGCGCATCCTGGTCGAACGCTGCGATTTTGTCTCGGGCGCCTCAGGCCACGAAGACCGTTCGGGTCTGCCCGGCGGCGGCGCGGCGTATGTCATGACCAACCTGTGTATCATGGACTTCAATCCGGAAACGAAGATGATGCGCGTGCACAGCATTCACCCGGGCGTGACCCCCGAGCACATCCGGCAGAACACGGGTTTCGACCTGGAAATTCCACCGAACGTGCCCTTCACGCCCGTGCCTTCGGATGAGGATCTGCGCCTCATCCGCGAGGAAATCGACCCCAAGCGCAATTTCCTCAACGC is a genomic window containing:
- a CDS encoding CoA-transferase subunit beta, giving the protein MKTYTLEELLSVEVSRRVVDDEMNFTGIGTGGKAYIRACGIPLVGVRLAQTKHAPNALCMMGPVLDPVLDHETIPDSNWEYDLIHWPCRSQIPLEDCLGLFRLGLVGMAFASAAQVDKYGNLNITCIGEYENPKVRLPGVLAQTDLAALAKRVCIIVNHDKRILVERCDFVSGASGHEDRSGLPGGGAAYVMTNLCIMDFNPETKMMRVHSIHPGVTPEHIRQNTGFDLEIPPNVPFTPVPSDEDLRLIREEIDPKRNFLNAGITQDRATLED